Proteins from one Hyperolius riggenbachi isolate aHypRig1 chromosome 4, aHypRig1.pri, whole genome shotgun sequence genomic window:
- the RNF146 gene encoding E3 ubiquitin-protein ligase RNF146: MAGCGEVGHTANMLPTNKKIGEACSTGAPSLAVPECAICLQTCVHPVSLPCKHIFCYLCVKGASWLGRRCALCRQEIPEDFLDKPTLLSPEELKAASRGNGEYAWYYEGRNGWWQYDERTSRELEDAFTKGKKNTEMLIAGFLYVADFENMVQYRRNEHGRRRKMKRDIVDIPKKGVAGLRLDCDAANMNPARESSADGADNIAVSGMPTAVVPIRPHTSHSSQAANSALTPTDGSTFLDSTFSQLQIGDHAASRNNIGEGEEGLSQHGGRVPTPNTTADEPDSDDSIGSDLVFLESGDSSGSDQGILSVQQNPFIVQQRRAVVGTPVQQAADHAATAANGAQSTIVRSRRPDGQCTVTEV, from the coding sequence ATGGCTGGTTGTGGTGAGGTTGGCCACACTGCAAATATGTTGCCCACTAATAAGAAGATAGGAGAGGCTTGTTCCACCGGTGCCCCAAGTCTTGCAGTCCCAGAATGTGCTATCTGCCTACAAACCTGTGTCCACCCTGTTAGTCTTCCTTGCAAGCACATATTCTGTTACCTGTGTGTGAAAGGAGCCTCATGGCTTGGCAGACGATGTGCATTGTGCAGACAAGAGATCCCTGAGGATTTCCTGGATAAGCCAACTTTGCTGTCCCCTGAGGAGCTGAAAGCTGCTAGCCGTGGGAATGGGGAATATGCATGGTACTATGAGGGAAGAAATGGTTGGTGGCAGTATGATGAGAGGACGAGCAGAGAGCTTGAAGATGCCTTCACAAAGGGCAAAAAGAACACAGAAATGCTGATAGCTGGCTTTCTTTATGTTGCTGATTTTGAGAACATGGTACAGTATAGACGAAATGAGCATGGACGTCGTAGAAAAATGAAAAGGGATATTGTAGATATACCAAAGAAGGGTGTTGCTGGACTAAGACTAGACTGTGATGCAGCTAATATGAATCCTGCTCGAGAAAGTTCAGCGGACGGTGCCGATAACATTGCAGTATCGGGTATGCCTACTGCTGTTGTACCCATAAGACCTCATACATCCCACAGCAGTCAGGCTGCAAATTCTGCCCTTACACCTACGGATGGAAGTACTTTCCTCGACAGCACGTTTTCCCAACTTCAGATTGGAGATCATGCTGCAAGTAGGAATAACATTGGGGAAGGCGAAGAAGGACTGTCTCAGCATGGAGGCAGAGTTCCAACTCCTAATACCACTGCAGATGAGCCTGATTCAGATGACAGCATTGGCAGTGACCTAGTGTTTCTTGAGTCAggtgacagcagtggcagtgaccaAGGGATTCTCTCAGTGCAACAGAACCCGTTCATTGTTCAGCAGAGACGTGCTGTAGTAGGGACTCCTGTGCAGCAAGCAGCAGATCATGCAGCTACAGCAGCGAACGGTGCACAGAGCACCATTGTAAGGTCTAGGAGACCCGACGGACAGTGCACAGTTACTGAAGTTTAA